The DNA region TTTACACCCGCGTTTCAACAAAGGAACAGGCGGACAATAATCTTTCGCTGGATACCCAGCGAAGAACGATTGATGAATTCTCTAAACGAAATGGAAAAAATGTTCTTGCTTACTTTGGCGGAACTTATGAAAGCGCAAAGACCGATGGGCGAAAGGAATTTCAGCGAATGCTGGATTTCATTAAAAAGAATAAGGGCAAAGTAAGTCAGATACTTGTTTATGCCCTTGACCGATTCAGTCGCACAGGTGGAGGAGCAATAAAACTCGCGCAGGAACTTCGTGAGAAACACGGAGTGGAAGTTTTTTCGGTAACCCAGCCAACGGATACAAGTATTCCAAGCGGTGCTTTTACTCAGGATATTCAATTCATATTTTCTCAATTCGACAACCAACTGAGAAGGCAAAGAGTAATTGCAGGAATGACGGAAAAATTCAAACGAGGGGATTGGGTGGTGAAACCTCCGCAAGGATACGACATCATCAAAATAAATGGGAATAGAAAAATTGTGGTGAATGAAGAAGGAAAGAAAATCAAACTGGCATTTGAATGGAAGGTTCAGGGATTGAAGAACGAGGAAATTGTCGACAAGCTGAATGCGATGGGCGTAAAAATGTATAAACAGCAACTCCACAAAATTTTCATTAACCCTTTTTACTGCGGAATAATTTCTCATGGAATGCTTCACGGAAAAATAGTGAATGGGAAACACGAAGCAATGGTAAGCAAAGAGCTTTTCCTGAAAGTGAATGACATCGTTTCTGGTTCAACCCGGTATGGAGTTCCGCACAAACTGGAAAATGACAACGTACCCCTGAAGGTTTTCACCCGATGCCAGCGTTGCGGAACACCCTTCACAGGATACCTTGTGAGGAACAGGGGGCTTTATTATTACAAATGCCGAAAGAACGGTTGCGGAAGCAACACAAGGGCTGATATCCTCCATGAACGCTTCGGATGGAAACTGGCGGAGTATTCCCTTTGGCAGGATGCTGTAAACCCCCTTCTATTTACCCTTCATTACGCCCATGAAACTTCCATCAAAGGCAATCAGGAGCGTGAGCAAACCCTGAAAGCCCGCCTTACCGAAGTGACCAAGAAAATCGATACCATCGAAGAGAAGCATTACGTTACAGGCGAAATGAATAAGGAGGCATTCGATAGATTCAGGGAGCGGTATAGGGTAGAAAGGGAAGCTATAATGCGTGAATTGGGTAATTGCGGAAATGGGGGTTCTAACAAATTATCTGCCCTGAGAAAAGCGATTGCAATGGCAACGCAACTCCCTAATATTTGGGGACTTGTGCCGATAAAAGTGAAGGAGTTATTTCAGAAATTGGTGTTTCCTGAAGGGATTACCTATGAAAAGACAACGGAGGGAGTTCTAACAAATAAAATTAATTCCGTGTTCGCCACAATAGCCAATGTTTCAAAGAGTTGCGTGGGCATTAAAAAAGGGACTCCCCCCTTTTTATGGGGGAAGTCCCTTTCAGCGGAGGGAGAGGGATTCGAACCCCCGCTGGTATTACCCAGGCCTGTTTTCAAGACAGGTGCAATCAACCGCTCTGCCATCCCTCCAAAGGTCGTACTAAATTATTCCTTTTTCTTTCAGGTAAATATAACCATTGATTGTTTTAAAAAAGAATTCTCGTTTTACTGCTTCTTCTTTTATTAAATATTCTTCGTGATAATGTAAAATAAATGGTCTTCTTCCTTTCGTTGATTTTTCCCGTCCATTGTTGTGCCTGCCATCCCTCCAATGGTTGCCTCAGATGAATTCCGATAGCTATCGGAGGAGTCCGTCTTTAGGCGGACAAAAATAGAATTTTTCTTTACTTCATTCACAAACCAGCCACTTACTAACAAATATCAACCAGTTACTTTTTTCAACTTATATAGTGAAATCAGTAGCATTATATTTGATACATTAGCAACAGAAACCGGCAATCATGAAAAAAATATTCATCCTTCTGTTTTTGTCTGCAAGTATTGGAAACGCAAACGCGCAAATCACTGCGTACTTTTCCAATTGCACATTTAATACGCCCGATAATAAACCTTTCGTGGAAACGTATCTTTGTGTTCTTGGCAATTCTGTTTTATTTAAGAAGAATGCGAAGGGCAAATATCAGGGGCAGGTGGAAGTAGGAATTCTTTTTTCAAAGAACGGACAAATAAAAGCGTCTAAAAAATATAACCTGCTGAGCCCTGAACTGAGTGATACGCTTAACCGCCCCAGTTTTATTGACCAGCAGCGATTCCCTCTTGATACGGGAACGTATGACATTGAACTTATGATTACAGATAAAAACAGTAACGGAAAAACTTTTTCCATGAAGGGAGAAGTTGAAATTGTTTTTCCTGTTGATAAGGTTACTGTTTCATCCATAGAACTGCTTTCTTCTTTTTCAAAAGCGGCAACAAGCAGCATACTTTCAAAAAACGGATATGACCTCATACCCTATACTTCCGATTTTTATCCTGAAAACATAAACGAGTTTTCTTTCTATGCAGAAGTGTATAATTTAAAATCTGTTTTAGGAGAGAATGAAAAGTTTCTTATCAGCTATTATATAGAAACGTATGAAAATAAATCACATCTGGCAAAATACACCGTGTCGAAACGAGAAACAACAAATGTTGTAAGTATTATTCTTTCTAAATTTAATATTGAGAATTTAGCCAGCGGCAATTATAATTTTGTAATAGATATCCGGAACAAAAGCAATGAACTGATTGCTCAGCGTAAAACTTTTTTTCAGCGAAAGAACGCAAACGTGAAATTTGATGTGTCCGATCTGTCTGCTATAACTATCGAAAATACGTTTGCCGCCCGAATATCAGGCAAGGATACAATCAGCGATTTCATCCGCTCGCTTCGCCCTATTGCTTCTGAAGCAGAAAAAGGTTTTTTGGATAATCAATTAAAGCTGGCTGATACAAAACTTATGCAGCAGTTTTTTTACAACTTCTGGTTATCGCGCAGCCCGCTGGCACCGGAAGAAGCATGGAATAAATATTACCAGAATGTGCAAGCCGTAAATGCAAAATTCGGATCGTTCAATTATAAAGGATATGCCACTGACAGAGGCAGGGTTTATTTACAGTACGGACCGCCTGATAAAAGAGAAGAAGCTCCCAGCGAACCCACCGCATATCCCTATGAAATATGGGTTTATTATAAGTTGACCGACAACAGCAAATTAAACCCGAACCAAACAAATAAACAATTCATTTTCTACAACCAGGACCTTGTGACAAATAAATTTCAGTTATTGCATTCTGATGCCCTGAGTGAGATCCATGACTCGCAATGGCAAATGAAGTTACACAAACGCACTGTTCAGTCTAATGATTTTGAGCATCTCAATGCCCCCGAACACTACGGTGGTAATTCGAATGATGAATTCAAAAATCCTAAGTAAGATTGTTGATGTTTTTTGTTATTGGGTTCCCTCAATAATCGTGAACTATTAACGTTTAACTTCGCAAATATGCGAATTGCCATTGCCATCCTTAACTGGAACGGGAAGCATCTTCTCGAAAAATTTCTTCCTGATGTAATAAAACATTCTCCTTCCCATGCAGAAGTATATGTGATTGACAACGCCTCTACTGATGGCTCTGTAGAATTTTTGAAATCAAAATTTACTGGTGTAAATATCATTTGTAATTCTATAAATTAT from Bacteroidota bacterium includes:
- a CDS encoding GWxTD domain-containing protein is translated as MKKIFILLFLSASIGNANAQITAYFSNCTFNTPDNKPFVETYLCVLGNSVLFKKNAKGKYQGQVEVGILFSKNGQIKASKKYNLLSPELSDTLNRPSFIDQQRFPLDTGTYDIELMITDKNSNGKTFSMKGEVEIVFPVDKVTVSSIELLSSFSKAATSSILSKNGYDLIPYTSDFYPENINEFSFYAEVYNLKSVLGENEKFLISYYIETYENKSHLAKYTVSKRETTNVVSIILSKFNIENLASGNYNFVIDIRNKSNELIAQRKTFFQRKNANVKFDVSDLSAITIENTFAARISGKDTISDFIRSLRPIASEAEKGFLDNQLKLADTKLMQQFFYNFWLSRSPLAPEEAWNKYYQNVQAVNAKFGSFNYKGYATDRGRVYLQYGPPDKREEAPSEPTAYPYEIWVYYKLTDNSKLNPNQTNKQFIFYNQDLVTNKFQLLHSDALSEIHDSQWQMKLHKRTVQSNDFEHLNAPEHYGGNSNDEFKNPK